A single genomic interval of Rhododendron vialii isolate Sample 1 chromosome 3a, ASM3025357v1 harbors:
- the LOC131319288 gene encoding uncharacterized protein LOC131319288, with the protein MVRARDACWEHCILVDATKQKVKCNYCQREFSGGVYRMKFHLAQIRNKDIVPCPEVPDDVRDHIQILLSTPKKQKISKKQKVDQAANGQQNSSSVSGGVLPNPVSSGQRGSSCPSLLFLRSSPIPRPAVDDAQNQKKDDADKKIAAFFFYNSIPFAAATSIYYQEMMDAVAGCGAGYIAPSCEKLSSTLLEKVKGDINAYCEKLRNEWKETGCTILCDCWSDGRTKSLVVFSATCPKGTLFLKSVDTSGHADDGHYLFELLELVVLDVGVENVVQVITDSSPSCVFAGRLLTTKYSSLFWSPCASHCINKMLEDFRKQEWVSAVLEEANIITGYLHSHSGILSMMRKFTGGRDLIRPKMPKLVADFLSLRSIVIQEDNLKHMFSHPEWLSSSYSRSPDAQAIKSLLCLDRFWKSAHEAVSVSEPLVKILRIVDGDMPAIGYIFEGMDRAKLNTKAFYKGIEEKYVPVWDIIDRRWNMQLHSPLHAAAAFLNPSIFFSLNFKVDSRLRNGFQEAMMKIATEDTDKIEITKEHPFYINAKGALGTDFAVMGRTLNAPGDWWAGYGYEIPTLQRAAIRLLSQPCSSHWCRWNWGSFESIHTKKHNTPELDKLSDLVFVHCNLWLQAMVRSRDGKSKPIVFDEIDVSADWPTESESFSPLLDDSWLDNPPPLECRGSP; encoded by the exons ATGGTACGGGCCAGAGATGCCTGTTGGGAACACTGTATCCTTGTCGATGCAACTAAACAGAAGGTGAAGTGTAATTATTGTCAGCGGGAGTTCAGTGGAGGAGTTTATCGCATGAAGTTTCATTTAGCTCAAATTAGAAACAAAGACATAGTACCCTGTCCGGAAGTCCCAGATGACGTGAGGGACCATATACAGATTCTACTGAGCACGcccaagaaacaaaaaatcTCTAAGAAACAAAAGGTAGATCAGGCAGCCAATGGTCAGCAAAACAGCTCATCTGTTAGTGGTGGGGTCCTTCCCAACCCTGTCTCGAGTGGGCAGCGTGGTAGTTCTTGTCCGTCTTTGTTATTCCTACGTTCTTCTCCAATTCCACGGCCAGCTGTAGATGATGctcaaaatcaaaagaaggACGATGCTGATAAGAAGATTGCTGCATTTTTCTTTTACAATTCGATTCCTTTTGCTGCTGCCACATCTATTTATTATCAGGAAATGATGGATGCTGTGGCGGGTTGTGGGGCAGGCTACATAGCACCCAGTTGTGAAAAGTTGAGTTCTACGCTCTTAGAAAAAGTAAAGGGGGATATAAATGCATATTGTGAGAAATTAAGAAACGAATGGAAGGAAACAGGTTGTACGATCTTGTGTGATTGCTGGTCCGATGGTAGGACTAAATCACTAGTTGTTTTTTCAGCTACATGCCCTAAAGGTACATTATTTCTAAAGTCCGTCGATACATCTGGCCATGCGGACGATGGTCATTACTTGTTTGAGTTGCTTGAGTTAGTAGTTTTGGATGTTGGTGTAGAAAATGTTGTTCAAGTAATTACAGATAGTTCTCCTAGCTGTGTTTTCGCTGGAAGGCTTCTTACAACAAAGTACTCTTCATTGTTCTGGTCTCCATGTGCTTCGCATTGTATTAACAAAATGTTGGAAGATTTCCGCAAACAAGAGTGGGTGAGTGCAGTCTTGGAAGAAGCAAATATTATCACAGGATACCTGCATAGTCATTCGGGGATTCTAAGTATGATGAGAAAGTTCACAGGTGGAAGGGACTTAATTAGACCTAAAATGCCTAAGCTCGTTGCTGATTTCCTCTCCTTGAGATCTATTGTGATCCAGGAGGATAATTTGAAACACATGTTTTCTCATCCAGAGTGGTTGTCTTCTTCTTACAGTAGATCTCCCGATGCGCAAGCTATTAAGTCCTTGTTGTGTTTGGATAGATTTTGGAAGTCTGCACATGAAGCTGTTAGTGTTTCTGAGCCACTAGTGAAGATTCTAAGGATTGTAGATGGGGATATGCCTGCGATTGGCTATATATTTGAGGGAATGGATAGGGCAAAGCTCAACACCAAAGCATTCTATAAGGgtattgaagaaaaatatgttCCTGTTTGGGATATAATCGATAGGAGATGGAATATGCAGCTTCACTCACCATTACACGCAGCAGCAGCATTCTTGAATCCCTCTATTTTCTTTAGTCTAAACTTTAAAGTTGATTCAAGATTGAGGAACGGGTTTCAAGAAGCCATGATGAAAATAGCTACCGAGGATACAGACAAGATAGAAATAACCAAAGAGCATCCTTTCTATATAAATGCTAAAGGTGCTCTTGGAACTGATTTCGCAGTCATGGGAAGGACATTGAATGCCCCAG GTGATTGGTGGGCTGGGTATGGTTATGAAATCCCGACACTGCAGAGGGCTGCCATACGGTTACTGAGTCAACCTTGTAGTTCTCACTGGTGTAGATGGAACTGGGGCAGTTTCGAGAGCATACATACAAAGAAACACAACACTCCCGAGCTGGATAAATTAAGTGACCTGGTTTTTGTGCACTGCAATCTCTGGTTACAGGCAATGGTTAGAAGTAGAGATGGGAAATCTAAGCCCATTGTTTTTGATGAAATAGATGTTAGCGCTGACTGGCCCACTGAATCTGaatctttttctcctcttttggATGACTCTTGGTTGGATAATCCTCCGCCCCTTGAATGCAGAGGTAGTCCTTGA
- the LOC131319292 gene encoding glucan endo-1,3-beta-glucosidase 8-like gives MSDVWVWLCLLVVGQMGGGLLGGVEGLGVNWGTQATHQLPPKVVVQMLTDNGIQKVKLFDAAQYTMSALTGSNIEVMVAIPNDQLAAMTDYKRAKQWVQHNISRYNFNGGVNIKYVAVGNEPFLQSYNNSFLNVTFPALQNIQNALNEAGVGDSIKATVPLNADVYGSPQNNPVPSAGTFRSDISGLMTQIVQFLNQNNAPFTVNIYPFLSLYNNDNFPVDYAFFDGVSAPVVDSNGIQYTNVFDANFDTLVSALNAAGFGNLTVLVGEVGWPTDGDKNANLNYAYRFYNGLLPRLAANKGTPLRPGYIEVYLFGFIDEDAKSVAPGNFERHWGIFRYDGQPKYPMDLSGQGQNKYLVAAQNVQYLPKTWCMFNPNATDLSKLADNINYACTFSDCTSLGYGSSCNGLDANGNASYAFNMYYQVQNQDDLSCNFQGLAMVTTQNISQGNCNFPIQIASSSTRGRSLLAWAILAVSALVLL, from the exons ATGTCGGATGTGTGGGTTTGGCTGTGTTTATTGGTTGTGGGTCAAATGGGGGGTGGTTTACTTGGGGGGGTAGAGGGGCTAGGTGTGAACTGGGGTACCCAAGCAACCCACCAATTGCCACCTAAAGTAGTGGTTCAGATGTTGACGGACAATGGAATTCAGAAGGTGAAGCTGTTTGATGCGGCTCAGTACACCATGAGTGCTCTTACTGGATCAAACATTGAGGTTATGGTTGCCATACCTAATGATCAGCTCGCCGCCATGACTGATTACAAGCGCGCTAAGCAGTGGGTGCAGCACAACATCTCCCGTTATAATTTCAATGGAGGTGTTAACATCAA GTATGTAGCAGTTGGGAATGAACCTTTTCTCCAATCCTACAACAATTCATTCTTGAATGTTACCTTCCCAGCCCTTCAGAACATCCAAAATGCCTTGAATGAAGCTGGTGTTGGAGACTCCATAAAAGCTACTGTGCCCTTAAATGCTGATGTCTATGGATCGCCTCAGAACAATCCAGTCCCATCTGCTGGAACGTTCAGGTCAGATATCAGTGGACTCATGACTCAGATTGTCCAATTCCTTAACCAGAACAATGCACCCTTCACAGTAAATATTTACCCTTTCCTGAGTCTCTACAACAATGACAACTTCCCAGTTGACTATGCTTTCTTTGATGGAGTTAGTGCTCCTGTTGTTGATAGTAATGGTATCCAATATACCAATGTCTTTGATGCCAACTTTGATACCTTGGTTTCAGCCTTGAACGCAGCAGGTTTTGGAAACCTGACTGTTTTGGTAGGCGAGGTTGGGTGGCCCACGGACGGTGATAAGAATGCGAACTTGAATTATGCTTACAGGTTTTACAATGGTCTTTTGCCAAGACTTGCAGCTAACAAGGGAACCCCACTTCGGCCAGGATACATAGAAGTTTACTTGTTTGGGTTTATTGATGAGGATGCGAAGAGCGTTGCTCCTGGGAATTTTGAGCGCCACTGGGGAATTTTCAGGTATGATGGGCAACCCAAATACCCTATGGATCTTTCTGGCCAAGGTCAAAACAAGTATCTTGTGGCTGCACAGAATGTGCAATATTTACCTAAGACATGGTGCATGTTTAATCCAAATGCCACGGATTTGAGCAAGCTTGCAGATAATATTAATTATGCTTGTACATTCTCAGATTGCACGTCACTTGGGTACGGGTCTTCTTGTAATGGTTTGGATGCTAATGGAAATGCTTCATATGCATTTAATATGTACTACCAGGTCCAGAATCAAGACGACTTGAGTTGTAATTTCCAAGGTCTTGCCATGGTGACTACACAAAATATATCACAAGGAAATTGCAATTTCCCAATTCAAATCGCATCATCTTCTACCCGGGGGCGTTCTCTTCTGGCTTGGGCAATTTTGGCGGTATCTGCACTTGTGTTGCTATAG